The Lonchura striata isolate bLonStr1 chromosome 5, bLonStr1.mat, whole genome shotgun sequence genome window below encodes:
- the SOCS2 gene encoding suppressor of cytokine signaling 2, translating into MTLRSAESLQSAESSGERWGHPGAAAPVAEECREAEQLAAAMEELRRAGWYWGNMTVAEAKERLQDAPEGTFLVRDSSHSEYLLTISVKTSAGPTNLRIEYQDGKFRLDSITCVRSRLKQFNSVVHLIEYYVLMCKDRTETPSNGTVHLYLNKPLYTSAPSLQHRCRIAINKSTNQICELPLPTRLKEYLKEYQYQV; encoded by the exons atGACCCTGCGCTCCGCCGAGTCCCTGCAGAGCGCGGAGAGCTCCGGGGAGCGCTGGGGGCaccccggggcggcggcgcccgtTGCCGAGGAGTGCCGTGAGGCGGAGCAGCTGGCCGCGGCTATGGAGGAACTGCGGCGGGCAG GATGGTACTGGGGCAACATGACTGTTGCTGAAGCCAAAGAAAGGTTACAGGATGCCCCTGAAGGGACCTTTTTGGTTAGGGATAGTTCGCATTCAGAGTATCTACTGACTATATCAGTAAAAACATCAGCGGGACCGACCAATCTACGTATAGAATATCAAGATGGCAAGTTTAGACTGGACTCTATCACTTGTGTCAGATCTAGACTTAAACAGTTCAACAGCGTTGTGCATTTGATTGAGTACTATGTTCTTATGTGCAAGGATAGAACTGAAACACCTTCAAATGGAACAGTTCATCTTTACTTGAACAAACCCCTCTATACATCTGCTCCATCTCTGCAACACCGCTGCAGAATAGCTATAAACAAGAGCACAAATCAGATCTGCGAGCTGCCATTACCAACAAGACTAAAAGAATACTTGAAAGAGTATCAATACCAggtataa